In Eupeodes corollae chromosome 3, idEupCoro1.1, whole genome shotgun sequence, a single genomic region encodes these proteins:
- the LOC129952566 gene encoding sterol O-acyltransferase 1, with amino-acid sequence MGEDILLKECKVNSGNKPRESKMDNQEIDLHFVKQKLETVQNSILKDVDQKLTNVIEEILQDFRQKELQAHEFNNFVKRSNNNSTWSNRLPQEEQPQTENMENKNNTLLKPKRPLPDKVFVVRESYLTALLEVDHMKSIYNIFFIILTVFLLNSVCYDYFVLGRVNFGLGTIKKGMRDIHLVMGIWTLMHIPVLTVYYALKVWVNFRQKFNKNKSLQSLWSYTFLILFVSLQLSLLYVGTTACIRLNLPYIPGAVMLLETTRLMMKIHGFVRTNAGKILSVKYKTDGETISKEVIMPPFSCYLYYLFAPTLIYRDYYPRTNRIRWMFALNRLLEVVGVAFFYSYIFERHIHVHFSNFGIEELTNASLIVKLFGMIMPGFFIFLAAFYMVLHSWLNFTAELLRFGDRMFYKDWWTARNYEGYFRNWNVVVHDWLYEYIYKDFYNHIFKGSKLASSLAVFFVSAYMHEHIIGVALQMFYPVLFCSFGILGVFLVFLTKDFSPRFGNMFLWFTLITGSSFQISTYSMEYFARQNCPENLTTSWIEWLTPVSWVCNGMK; translated from the exons ATGGGTGAAGATATCTTACTCAAAGAATGTAAAGTGAATTCCGGAAATAAACCTCGAG aaTCTAAAATGGATAATCAGGAAATAGACTTACattttgtgaaacaaaaacTTGAG ACCGTACAAAACTCGATCTTAAAAGATGTTgaccaaaaattaacaaacgtgATTGAAGAAATTCTACAGGATTTTCGCCAAAAAGAACTTCAAGCTCATgagtttaacaattttgtgaaacgaagTAACAATAATTCGACTTGGAGTAATAGACTGCCTCAAGAAGAACAACCACAGACTGAAAACATGGAGAATAAGAACAATACGTTACTTAAACCCAAACGACCACTTCCAGATAAAGTGTTTGTTGTTAGAGAATCCTACCTTACAGCACTGCTCGAAGTCGACCATATGAAAAGTATCtacaatatatttttcattatattgACAGTATTTCTGTTAAACAGTGTATGTTACGATTATTTCGTATTAGGAag gGTAAACTTTGGTTTAGGCACTATTAAAAAAGGAATGCGAGATATTCATCTGGTAATGGGAATATGGACCCTAATGCACATTCCTGTATTAACAGTTTATTATGCCCTAAAAGTTTGGGTAAATTTTCgtcaaaaattcaacaaaa aTAAATCTCTGCAATCCCTCTGGAGCTATACGTTTTTGATACTGTTCGTCAGTCTTCAATTATCTCTCCTATATGTTGGGACCACCGCATGCATTCGACTGAATTTGCCTTATATACCGGGTGCTGTTATGCTTCTGGAAACTACTCGGCTGATGATGAAAATTCACGGGTTTGTTCGTACAAATGCAGGCAAAATATTATCTGTCAAATATAAGACTGATGGGGAAACAATTAGTAAGGAGGTTATTATGCCACCTTTTTCATGCTACTTGTATTATCTCTTCGCACCAACGCTCATTTACCGGGACTATTATCCTCGTACCAATCGTATCCGATGGATGTTTGCACTTAATCGTCTTTTAGAAGTAGTTGGCGTGGCTTTCTTTTATAGCTACATCTTCGAACGCCACATTCATGTTCATTTCTCTAATTTCGGAatcgaagaattgacaaatgcaaGTCTGATTGTGAAGCTATTCGGAATGATAATGCCAGGCTTCTTTATCTTTCTCGCTGCCTTCTATATGGTGTTACACTCGTGGCTTAACTTTACAGCTGAATTATTGCGCTTTGGTGACCGGATGTTCTACAAAGATTGGTGGACAGCAAGAAACTATGAAGGATATTTTCGAAACTGGAATGTCGTTGTTCATGATTGGTTGTATGAATATATCTACAAAGATTTTTATAACCACATATTTAAAGGTTCGAAGCTGGCTTCGTCTTTAGCCGTGTTTTTTGTGTCAGCTTATATGCACGAGCATATTATTGGCGTTGCATTGCAAATGTTCTATCCAGTGCTGTTTTGTTCTTTTGGAATTCTTGGAGTCTTCTTGGTCTTCTTAACTAAAGATTTTTCTCCAAGATTCGGAAACATGTTTTTATGGTTTACATTAATAACTGGAAGTAGTTTTCAAATATCAACATATTCCATGGAATATTTTGCTAGGCAAAATTGTCcagaaaatttaacaacaagttGGATTGAATGGCTTACGCCCGTATCTTGGGTTTGTAACGGCATGAAGTAA